The Candidatus Aminicenantes bacterium genome segment ACCCCGAACATGAATATTACGTGCGCAGCACCCTGGGCGAATTCGCCGTGCAGGTGCCGTTATGGTTCCAGAACGTTTATGTCGCCCAGAAGTGCTGGGATACGGTTATGGCCGAGTCGATGCGCCTGGCGCTGGCGCGGCCCGGGTTCCGCGGCACCAAGGGCGTGATTATCGCCGGCAGCGCCCACGTGGCCTACGGCTTGGGCATCCCCTGGCGCTACCGGCTGCGCGATAAAAAGGCGCGCATCTTGACCCTGGTGCCGGTGACCGTCGTTGCCAAGAAAGCGGGGGGCGGCGCCGAGGAAAACCCGATGGTCAAGGCCCTGGCCGGACAGCTGCCGCCCGCCGCCATCTTTTCGCGCGGCCTTGCCGACATGGTCTTTGCCGTGGCCGCCGAGGACAAGCCCTATTTTGCCGACGCCGGTTTCGGCGGCAGAATGAACGGCGACGGGCTGTACGAAGTGGCCAGCGTCGGGAAGGAAAGCCCGGCCGAGAAAGCGGGCCTGGGGGTAGGCGACCTTGTTCTAGCCGTCGATGGCGTGCCGGTCAAATCGCTGGAAGCCCTGCGCCTGATCCTGGCCCAGAAAAATTGGAACGACTCTTTTGAATTAGAGATCAGGAAAAAAATAGTACTATCGAAGGATTTGGAAAATAAATAATATAAAAATACGTGTAGGGGTTCATGTAGGGGTTCAATAAAGTCACAGTATGGTTTCAGCAAGCTTTATAATCTGCTGAAACCATATAGTGTGACTATACTAACATTAGATGTTTTTGGCGACTTTCTGAATGGCCAAAAACATAGTGTTAGTAAAATCTCATTTGATCTCGTATTGAACCCCTACATTTGATCTCGTATTGAACCCCTACGTTGTAAAATATTTTTCAGGATTTGGAATTTTCCGCACCGTCGTCGCGACCGGGGAAGATGCGGTCGACCAGCAGCAGCAGGACCAGGAAAACGGCCATGAAGGCGAAGAGCGCCAGCATCCCTTTTCCGGTTACGGCGAGGGCTTGCTTGAATATCCGCAACACGCTTTCCGACATATCATCCTCCGTTAGTGGACCAGGGCCAGGATCAGCCCGCCGGCCAGGACCGAACCGATCTGCCCCGAAACGTTGGCGCTGACCGCGTACATCAGCAGGTAGTTGGACGGGTCCTCCTTTTGGCCCATGGTATGGATTACCCGCGCCGACATGGGGAAGGCCGAGATCCCGGCCGCCCCGATCATCGGATTGACCTTTTTTTTCAAGAAGACGTTGATCAGCTTGGCGAAGAGCACGCCGCCGGCGGTGTCGAAGACGAACGCGCAGAGCCCCAGGCCGATGATGAACAGGGTGGAGGTCTGCAGGAAGCGCTCGGCGGTCATGGTCGAGGCGATGGTGATGCCCAGCAGCAGGGTGACCAGGCTGGCTGCCATCCATGCGGATCATCCGTTCGCGCCGGCTGGTCAACAGCCGGATCACCGGCGGCTGGATGATGGGCACCAGCGACATGTAGGAATACGCCGCCACCGATATCGGGCCCAGCAGGTTGCGGGCGAAGCGGCTGGCCACGTAGATCGAGGTGGGGCCGTCGGCCGAGCCGATGATGCCGATGGCCGCGGCCTCCTTCAGGCCGAAGCCGAACAGGGTGGCTGCCATCATGGTGAAAAAGATGCCGAATTGGGCGGCGGCGCCGAAGAGGAGCAGGATCGGCTTGCGGAACAGCGGGCTGAAGTCGATCATGGCGCCGATGGCCACGAAGATCAGCAGCGGGAATATCTCGGTCAGGATGCCGGCGCGAAAAAAAATGGACAGCGCCCCGGCGACCTGGCGGCCGCCCTCGAACTGGTCAAGGACCGACGAGAAGGGGATGTTGACCAGGATGGTGCCGAAGCCGATGGGCAGCAGCAGGGCCGGCTCGTATTCCTTTTTGATGGCCAGGTAGATCAGAACGCCGCCGATGGCCATCATCAGCAGCTGTTTCCAGGTGATGGCCGTGAAGCCGATGAACAAACCTTCCATTTTTTGCCTCGCTTCAATTTTTCATGCTACATGTTTTCAGCGCCCCTGTCAACGCATTCCCGGCCCGGGAAAGGCAGTCCGGCTTGACACGGATTTCACGCTTGCATTTTTTTTTCCAGACATATAGAATGTCAGGGAGCGAAAAAAGAAATATCCAACTTTTCTTTTTGCGTGAAATTTTCTGGACAAATCAAACAGGAGTGTGAAAGATGAAAATTGGCAAACGGATGGTTTGGTTGGCGGCGGTGTTGATGATCGGCGGCGCGTTGGCATGCGGCGGTGGGGGCAAGTACGGCGCAGCCAAGGACCTGATCAACAAGCAGATCACGATGATGAATAACTATGCCGACGCCATGGAGAAGGCGGGGAACGCCCAGGACGTGGCCGCGGCGCTGAACGCCTACGCCGAAGCCTCCAAGGACCTGGCCCCGGACATTCAAAAAGTCCAGGAGCAGTTCCCGGAGATGAAGCAGCAGGCGGAGCCGCCGGCGGAGCTGAAGGCGGAGATGGACAAGTTGAAGGAAGTCATGGGCCGCATCATGTCGGCCTCGATGAAAGCCGCCCAATACATGTCCGACCCCGTAGTCCAGGAAGCCCAGAAAAAGCTCGGCGAAGCCATGGCTGGCAATAAGTAAAAATTGTAGTCACACTAGATGGTTTCAGCCAACTATGGAACTTGCTGAAACCATAGTGTGACTATTGAACCCCTACCAGAGCGCCTGTCCGCTATATTTTTTCCATCGCCAGGGTTCCCGCGTGCCTGACCGAGCCTCAGCGCAGGCATTTGACCGCCGGGGTTTTCTATGTTAAAAAGAAAACTAAAATGGAGGCACGATGGCGCTCGAAAAAAAACTGCTTGACCTGGTGACGCGCAAGGAAAAAGGCCGCCTGGCCGGCGGCTCGAAGCGGATCGCCAGCCAGCATGAGAAAGGCAAGTACACGGCGCGCGAGCGGGTCGAGAAGATACTGGACCCGGGCAGCTTCGAGGAATTCGACATGTTCGTCACCCACCGCTGCACGGATTTCGGCATGGAGAAGAACCAGCCCCTGACCGACGGCGTGATCACCGGCTACGGCACCATCGCCGGACGGCTGGTCTTCATTTTTTCCCAGGACTTCACCATCTTCGGCGGCTCGCTCTCCAAGGCTTACGCCGAGAAGATCGTCAAGG includes the following:
- a CDS encoding ChaN family lipoprotein; this translates as MKHERLLWIWFVVVLLATAAWAAEDNALDMLPIGRSPQRLATAALPAGKIMDAAVGREIDLPGLIRQNLGRDVFIIGEYHDSHACHLWQKEFIEALAKAHPRLLVGFEFFNRNDDPALDLYLGGKIDEAELLRQTGWYARNGMNYAYTRLVLETVKKLGLKAVGLNVPRELVSRVAKRGFASLSAEEQAMFPGVGRTDPEHEYYVRSTLGEFAVQVPLWFQNVYVAQKCWDTVMAESMRLALARPGFRGTKGVIIAGSAHVAYGLGIPWRYRLRDKKARILTLVPVTVVAKKAGGGAEENPMVKALAGQLPPAAIFSRGLADMVFAVAAEDKPYFADAGFGGRMNGDGLYEVASVGKESPAEKAGLGVGDLVLAVDGVPVKSLEALRLILAQKNWNDSFELEIRKKIVLSKDLENK